From Paenibacillus sp. V4I7, one genomic window encodes:
- a CDS encoding baseplate J/gp47 family protein encodes MQPPKIDSRDLLDLIAQMKEMAPYYTPEWRFTPDNPDPGSALFLMFADMFHDNIKRLNRVPTKNLISFLNMFDVTLLPARPARSYLTFALNEGTKESVFISAGTQVAAAAEEGSILYETARSALLTPALLTDVYMTSRKQDMIIRVSDEFVTASRQGYAAPTALFRLQDGDNLQEHAIYLEHSSLFTVYNTARIEIEFRNSKRRFDELSMSSQLADPELTEWLYATEEGWRAFDHVEARGNRVILLKAVAGEIALQAVNGASGRWIQCRLMPLVSGGKTLADSRMSMDHISFKTDYVDTLETGGVRPDQMFYNDIGADPSGFYPFGDQFALYGSFYIGSQEVFSKKDGDIKLGFGLQAIQNRFQPELTEQVDWKMVMKKSKFDKPPVTHVTVLEVAWEYWNGATWLRLDVGKEAEKLFYYPQEQKVRKEIHFRCPDDLEATYVNGNENRWIRARILHIENAYVAQAIYLSPWVDDVSLTYQYEDRLYPAERCLALNNTVFEDRTRHSRQLEGGFELFQPLEGRHPALHLSFDTPPVKGPIAMFVSVKQQRFSEQDMPLLEWEYLRASLMPGSLPEWAALKVIDDTNGLTQSGTVQFVGPSDFTGASLFGKEGYWIRAVNRDDKYDDSSGRIQIPTIQGLYMNTVQVLQQETIIGEIPDSKGLEETEYQLSRSGIVSEEVWVDETEFVTEEEIAEYERTGVPLMEISRDSEGNLLQLWVRWTAVRQMADSGNRDRHYMIDRTFGRIRVGDGIHGMRPPKGGLEQLKVTYQVTSGQIGNVGARQINQMQDSIAFVGEVFNPEPASGGCQAEKLESALQRGPELLKHRDRAVSSKDYEWLAREAYPNIAKVTCIPNRNAYMHKEIGAMTLVVLPKEGQKGSSAFPELKKQVERYILQRASSLVAFPERLQVIEPVYMEISVSAIVAVEGMEAVVATEIQAIEKLNRFLDPLTGNFDGKGWQIGQQIHPSVFYALLKSIRVISHVEKLYMTVYKIEDGERTELDVNRLPALPHGIIVSGKHKVVVNAL; translated from the coding sequence GTGCAACCTCCCAAAATTGATTCTAGAGATTTACTCGATTTGATCGCGCAAATGAAGGAAATGGCACCATACTATACGCCCGAGTGGCGGTTTACGCCTGACAATCCGGACCCGGGTTCTGCGTTGTTCTTGATGTTTGCTGATATGTTTCATGACAATATCAAACGGTTGAACCGAGTGCCCACGAAAAATTTGATATCGTTCCTCAATATGTTCGATGTTACGCTGCTTCCGGCACGTCCTGCCCGAAGTTACTTGACGTTTGCGCTGAACGAGGGTACGAAGGAATCCGTGTTCATCTCGGCAGGCACACAAGTTGCCGCTGCAGCAGAGGAAGGCAGCATCCTGTATGAGACCGCTCGTAGCGCGTTATTGACTCCTGCGCTGCTTACGGATGTGTACATGACGAGCCGGAAACAGGATATGATTATTCGTGTATCCGATGAGTTCGTCACGGCATCCCGGCAAGGATACGCAGCGCCGACGGCGCTTTTCCGTTTGCAGGATGGCGACAATTTACAGGAGCATGCCATTTATTTGGAGCACAGCTCTCTTTTCACCGTGTATAATACGGCACGTATCGAAATCGAATTCCGTAACTCGAAGCGGCGTTTTGATGAACTTTCGATGTCCAGCCAACTAGCGGATCCCGAGCTAACCGAGTGGCTGTATGCCACAGAGGAAGGCTGGAGGGCTTTTGACCACGTAGAGGCTAGAGGTAATAGGGTTATTTTATTGAAAGCAGTCGCGGGTGAGATAGCACTCCAAGCAGTGAACGGGGCATCCGGACGCTGGATACAATGCCGTTTAATGCCGCTCGTAAGCGGAGGTAAAACGCTGGCTGACAGCAGGATGTCCATGGACCATATTTCATTTAAAACCGATTATGTCGATACACTGGAAACAGGTGGCGTTCGGCCTGATCAGATGTTTTACAATGATATTGGCGCGGACCCATCGGGGTTTTATCCGTTTGGTGATCAGTTTGCACTTTATGGTTCTTTTTACATCGGAAGTCAGGAAGTATTTTCGAAAAAAGACGGCGATATTAAGCTGGGCTTTGGGCTGCAAGCGATTCAGAATCGGTTTCAGCCGGAGCTGACGGAACAAGTCGATTGGAAAATGGTGATGAAAAAATCCAAGTTCGATAAGCCGCCAGTTACTCACGTCACCGTTCTGGAGGTTGCTTGGGAGTATTGGAATGGAGCAACTTGGTTACGGCTGGATGTGGGGAAGGAAGCAGAGAAGCTGTTTTATTATCCGCAGGAGCAGAAGGTACGCAAAGAAATTCACTTTCGCTGTCCGGATGATCTAGAAGCGACATATGTGAACGGCAACGAAAACCGCTGGATCCGAGCGAGGATTTTACATATTGAGAATGCATATGTGGCACAAGCGATCTATCTTTCACCTTGGGTGGATGATGTATCCTTAACCTATCAGTATGAAGATCGTCTGTATCCAGCCGAACGTTGCTTAGCTCTGAATAATACGGTGTTTGAGGATCGGACTCGGCATAGCCGTCAGTTGGAGGGCGGATTTGAGCTCTTTCAACCATTGGAGGGCCGTCATCCTGCCTTGCATCTTTCTTTTGATACACCGCCTGTAAAAGGCCCGATAGCGATGTTCGTCTCAGTGAAACAACAGCGGTTCTCGGAGCAGGACATGCCATTACTAGAATGGGAGTATTTGCGAGCTAGTTTGATGCCGGGAAGTCTTCCCGAATGGGCTGCACTCAAAGTTATTGATGATACGAACGGTTTGACCCAGAGCGGTACCGTGCAATTCGTAGGTCCATCTGATTTTACTGGAGCGTCATTGTTTGGCAAAGAAGGCTACTGGATTCGTGCTGTTAATCGTGATGATAAATATGATGATAGTTCCGGTCGGATACAAATTCCTACCATTCAGGGTCTGTACATGAATACGGTTCAAGTGCTTCAGCAGGAGACGATTATCGGGGAAATTCCCGATTCCAAAGGGCTTGAAGAAACGGAATACCAGCTCAGCAGAAGCGGGATTGTCTCCGAAGAGGTATGGGTGGATGAGACGGAGTTTGTGACAGAAGAGGAAATCGCTGAGTACGAACGTACGGGAGTGCCTCTTATGGAAATAAGTCGAGATTCCGAAGGAAACTTACTTCAACTTTGGGTTCGTTGGACAGCGGTTCGCCAGATGGCGGATTCCGGCAACCGGGATCGTCATTATATGATCGATCGTACGTTTGGACGCATTCGTGTAGGCGATGGTATCCATGGCATGCGACCGCCAAAGGGTGGGCTGGAGCAGCTGAAGGTAACTTACCAAGTTACGTCCGGACAAATCGGAAACGTAGGGGCTCGGCAAATTAACCAGATGCAGGACTCTATTGCGTTTGTCGGTGAGGTTTTTAACCCAGAACCAGCGTCAGGCGGCTGCCAAGCTGAAAAGCTGGAGTCGGCCTTGCAGCGCGGTCCAGAATTGCTGAAGCATCGGGACCGGGCAGTATCGTCCAAAGATTACGAGTGGCTGGCGCGTGAGGCTTATCCGAACATTGCCAAAGTCACTTGCATCCCGAATCGGAACGCCTATATGCACAAAGAAATCGGGGCTATGACTTTAGTGGTACTGCCAAAAGAAGGGCAGAAGGGAAGCTCCGCGTTTCCAGAGCTGAAGAAGCAGGTGGAGAGGTATATTCTACAACGGGCTTCCAGCCTGGTTGCTTTCCCGGAACGATTGCAAGTGATTGAGCCGGTCTATATGGAAATTTCCGTTTCGGCGATCGTGGCCGTTGAGGGAATGGAGGCTGTAGTAGCTACCGAAATTCAGGCGATTGAGAAGCTGAACCGTTTCCTCGATCCGCTAACCGGCAATTTCGACGGCAAAGGCTGGCAAATCGGCCAGCAAATCCACCCCTCCGTGTTCTACGCGTTGTTGAAATCAATTCGAGTGATCAGTCATGTAGAGAAGCTTTACATGACCGTATACAAGATTGAGGACGGCGAGCGTACGGAACTTGACGTGAACCGCCTTCCGGCGCTCCCGCACGGGATCATTGTGAGCGGTAAGCACAAGGTTGTTGTGAACGCGTTGTAG
- a CDS encoding putative baseplate assembly protein, which produces MLPIPNLDDRMFEQMVLEARKSIPKLFPEWTDENEHDPGITLLELMSWMTEMQQYYLNRVTERSERKFLKLLGISPREAVSAVCEVAFAGLQQQLVLPKGTPLQAMDQLFETLDTVNLVPSELEKVLVRTETAAGDFTSNNHAKIAYYAFGPEARKGAHLYLGFDRALPEQTEISIFFKLFDRYPVTVGNREDGTTPMISSAKVAWTFAGAEQQRQSESWLPIEQISDSTVHLSQSGELRFRITSEMKPIALYPADDRSRFWICCTLEEDGYELSPKIEKVSLNAVKAAEQETFSEVTAFNSSGEPDQSFEVSSYLAYNGLHTVQVQDEQGHWRDWHIVAELEDCEPDDLCCQLQQDSALRITRLRFGDGVNGSIPPQGPQRVRLIAYTAEFDYGRFVGGSRGLPGQTFEISRGRMYKPSSMLLQVGYRPRGETDVVWDDWQSVDDFDNSKSTDRHYVYDAAAGTIRFGNNEAGLTPPKSVEPNIRFLALQAGGGVRGNVKDGLVTGFTNTKGVRVTNPFPARGGLEAETLTQAKLRVRRELDTPTRAVTGEDYEAITKATPGLRVARVKAIPLYKLGMRDYPKVKAPAQMTVVVVPYSESDKPKAGKGFLQTIKQHLDRHRLLTTELHVIPAEYIKITVHAVVVMEPKHKDEQRRIMQELRLLLQPMDHGQGSEGWRFGRTVYKGDIYGVISRIKGVVYVQDIWIDAEGTGFHKDGAGDIHIPPYALVYSGDHEVETISQTDL; this is translated from the coding sequence GTGCTGCCAATACCTAATTTGGATGATCGTATGTTTGAACAGATGGTGCTGGAGGCTCGGAAGTCGATACCGAAGCTTTTTCCGGAGTGGACGGATGAGAATGAACATGACCCGGGGATTACGCTGCTGGAATTGATGTCATGGATGACGGAGATGCAGCAGTATTACTTAAACCGGGTGACGGAGCGCAGTGAGCGGAAGTTTCTGAAACTGCTTGGGATTAGCCCTCGTGAAGCTGTATCCGCGGTTTGTGAGGTGGCGTTTGCTGGATTACAGCAGCAGCTTGTGCTCCCCAAGGGGACACCGCTACAAGCGATGGACCAGCTGTTCGAGACACTAGACACGGTGAATCTTGTACCTTCCGAGCTTGAAAAAGTGCTGGTCCGTACGGAAACGGCGGCTGGTGATTTTACATCCAATAATCATGCTAAGATTGCTTATTATGCTTTTGGACCTGAAGCGCGTAAGGGCGCGCATTTGTATCTCGGTTTCGATAGAGCGCTGCCTGAGCAAACGGAGATATCAATCTTTTTTAAGTTATTTGACCGCTATCCGGTAACCGTGGGTAACCGTGAAGATGGGACAACGCCGATGATTTCTTCTGCAAAGGTGGCTTGGACGTTCGCGGGGGCTGAGCAGCAGAGGCAAAGCGAAAGCTGGCTGCCGATCGAGCAGATAAGCGACTCAACGGTTCATCTGTCGCAGAGCGGCGAGCTCCGTTTTCGGATCACGTCGGAGATGAAGCCGATTGCTCTTTACCCTGCGGATGATCGCAGCCGGTTCTGGATTTGCTGTACACTCGAGGAGGACGGCTATGAGCTGTCTCCGAAGATTGAGAAGGTTAGCCTCAATGCGGTGAAAGCGGCTGAGCAGGAAACCTTCAGCGAAGTTACTGCTTTCAACAGCTCTGGAGAGCCTGATCAGAGCTTCGAGGTAAGCTCGTACCTCGCTTACAACGGCTTGCACACTGTGCAGGTGCAGGACGAGCAAGGGCACTGGCGCGACTGGCACATCGTCGCGGAGCTTGAGGATTGCGAGCCGGATGATCTCTGCTGCCAGCTGCAGCAGGACTCGGCTCTTCGCATCACCCGTCTGCGCTTTGGCGACGGGGTGAACGGGAGTATCCCGCCTCAGGGTCCGCAGCGGGTACGGCTCATTGCCTATACGGCCGAGTTCGACTATGGCCGTTTTGTCGGGGGCAGCAGAGGTCTGCCCGGGCAGACCTTTGAAATCAGCCGTGGCCGGATGTATAAGCCCAGCAGCATGCTGCTGCAGGTTGGCTATCGGCCACGTGGAGAGACTGACGTCGTTTGGGACGACTGGCAGTCCGTGGATGACTTCGATAATTCGAAGTCCACGGACAGGCATTACGTCTACGACGCTGCGGCAGGGACGATCCGCTTCGGCAATAACGAAGCGGGTCTCACTCCGCCCAAGTCCGTGGAACCGAACATTCGGTTCCTGGCGCTGCAAGCGGGCGGGGGTGTGCGAGGCAACGTGAAGGATGGCCTCGTGACCGGCTTCACGAATACCAAAGGCGTGCGTGTGACGAATCCGTTCCCGGCGCGAGGCGGCCTCGAAGCGGAGACGCTCACGCAGGCGAAGCTTCGCGTGCGGCGTGAGCTCGACACGCCGACGCGGGCCGTGACTGGCGAGGACTACGAGGCGATCACGAAGGCGACGCCGGGTCTGCGTGTCGCGCGTGTGAAGGCAATCCCGTTATACAAGCTAGGCATGCGGGATTATCCGAAGGTCAAAGCGCCCGCTCAGATGACCGTCGTGGTCGTGCCTTACAGCGAGAGCGATAAGCCGAAAGCAGGCAAGGGTTTCTTGCAAACGATCAAGCAGCATCTAGATCGGCATCGTCTTTTGACCACAGAACTACATGTAATTCCCGCCGAATATATTAAAATAACGGTTCACGCTGTTGTGGTGATGGAGCCCAAGCACAAAGATGAACAGCGCCGAATTATGCAAGAGCTCAGACTATTACTACAGCCGATGGATCATGGGCAAGGCTCGGAAGGCTGGCGTTTTGGCCGGACTGTCTATAAAGGCGATATTTATGGCGTTATTTCACGGATTAAAGGGGTTGTCTATGTGCAGGACATTTGGATAGATGCCGAGGGCACAGGCTTCCACAAGGATGGCGCTGGCGACATTCATATTCCGCCTTATGCCTTGGTCTATTCCGGTGATCATGAAGTGGAAACCATTAGCCAGACGGATTTATAA
- a CDS encoding phage tail protein, giving the protein MQDGQTFFSLNKPLDWEQGYEANIHMQSEGFSIQQTEKYSIHRIVRTDELEGIHPIQEITVGPGRKLFLLDEASNVWIYDDESRHRESLFRQGHQLFSQQAMLASMSDLLVIADAHVESERRLAVYSISNGQTMWAIHDWEGLELFPLAVNTRLTTANCLYVAVPLDIAIGMNGSPEVPKGGRIGIIQWNAAGEVVHVYEHEIHRLEEAAEITALRGRYYTAAAGGTLVLLDALLRTVTVFHEDGREPFHFKLEQEGRFAGISIDTNHNIYIGDSGYAQQEGVTERFILKFRGNGEQFDKVTSFRGRTDKLLHDGRNRLYVFDRISGQISLLDLRARTMLLEGTQLPEAIYFSAELDTTETETQWHKIRLDADIPEETQVRFSYFTSDESEGFIDGEYVNYTGYLTDPGISIRDKLAATRDLWSESILNPKDALLMNARGRYLWFKIELVGSEQKSPYIRKLRVYFPRTSLIAYLPPIYQQDEDHSPFLERFLAMFSTFFDDMEDKIDRISSHFDPDAVSGTYLEWLGRWLAITDHEAWGETKLRLLIKQAPELYKLRGTREGLMNMLKIYTGSEPFLLEYFQFKQMQETSELRQLFAQLYGDNPYCFCIMLKPEFVQTDAQRLTIEQIIEDQKPAYTEGKLIVLQPWMYADMHTYLGINTYLSEPTLLTLDQRSSMPYNTVLIDVDRDKRMDIHTRLELDSEIE; this is encoded by the coding sequence ATGCAGGATGGACAAACGTTTTTCTCACTTAACAAACCGCTTGACTGGGAACAGGGATATGAAGCCAATATTCATATGCAGAGCGAAGGATTTTCGATTCAACAGACGGAAAAATACAGCATTCATCGCATCGTTCGCACAGATGAGTTGGAAGGCATTCATCCTATTCAAGAGATAACGGTTGGGCCAGGTCGGAAGCTATTTTTGCTAGACGAGGCTTCGAATGTATGGATTTATGATGATGAAAGTCGTCATCGGGAGTCGTTATTTCGCCAGGGTCATCAGTTGTTTAGCCAACAAGCGATGCTGGCTTCTATGTCAGATCTTTTGGTGATAGCAGATGCCCACGTTGAAAGCGAGAGAAGACTTGCGGTTTATTCGATTTCCAATGGACAGACCATGTGGGCTATCCATGATTGGGAGGGGCTTGAATTATTCCCTCTCGCGGTTAATACGAGATTAACAACGGCGAATTGTCTTTACGTGGCGGTCCCTTTGGACATTGCGATTGGTATGAATGGAAGTCCCGAAGTCCCTAAGGGCGGCCGGATTGGCATTATACAGTGGAACGCGGCAGGCGAAGTGGTACATGTGTATGAGCATGAAATACACCGTCTGGAAGAAGCGGCTGAAATTACTGCACTTCGAGGGCGTTATTACACCGCTGCTGCGGGTGGTACATTAGTTCTATTGGATGCACTGCTCAGAACGGTAACGGTATTCCATGAAGATGGTAGGGAGCCGTTTCATTTTAAGCTGGAGCAGGAAGGGCGCTTTGCCGGTATTTCCATTGATACGAATCATAATATCTATATAGGGGACAGCGGATACGCACAGCAAGAAGGAGTAACGGAGCGGTTTATTCTAAAGTTTCGCGGAAATGGTGAGCAGTTTGATAAAGTGACTAGCTTTCGAGGGCGAACGGATAAATTGCTGCACGATGGGCGCAACCGGTTGTATGTCTTTGATCGGATAAGTGGTCAGATTAGCCTGCTTGATCTTCGTGCACGTACGATGCTGCTGGAGGGGACTCAGCTTCCGGAGGCCATCTATTTCTCGGCTGAGCTGGATACAACAGAGACGGAGACACAGTGGCATAAGATTCGTTTAGATGCCGATATTCCGGAGGAAACGCAGGTTCGTTTTTCCTATTTTACATCAGATGAAAGTGAAGGATTCATTGATGGCGAATACGTAAATTATACGGGCTATTTGACGGATCCAGGCATTTCGATTCGAGATAAGCTGGCTGCGACGCGTGACTTATGGTCGGAGTCCATTCTGAATCCGAAGGATGCTCTTCTGATGAATGCCAGAGGCCGTTATCTATGGTTCAAAATCGAGCTGGTAGGCAGCGAGCAAAAATCACCTTACATCCGAAAGCTTCGGGTCTACTTCCCGAGAACGTCACTGATTGCCTATTTGCCGCCGATTTACCAACAGGACGAGGATCATAGCCCTTTTCTGGAAAGATTTCTAGCGATGTTCAGCACGTTCTTTGACGATATGGAGGATAAAATAGACCGTATTTCCTCTCATTTCGATCCGGATGCGGTATCCGGCACTTATCTGGAATGGTTAGGTCGCTGGCTGGCTATCACGGATCATGAGGCATGGGGCGAGACGAAGCTAAGATTGCTGATCAAACAGGCCCCTGAGCTTTACAAATTGCGGGGAACTCGCGAGGGCTTGATGAACATGCTTAAGATTTACACAGGGTCTGAACCGTTTTTGCTGGAATATTTTCAGTTTAAACAAATGCAGGAGACGTCGGAGCTGCGCCAGCTTTTTGCCCAGTTATATGGGGATAATCCTTATTGCTTCTGCATCATGTTGAAGCCTGAATTCGTACAGACAGATGCACAACGGCTAACGATCGAGCAAATCATCGAAGACCAAAAACCAGCCTATACCGAAGGCAAATTAATTGTTCTACAACCGTGGATGTACGCGGACATGCATACCTATCTGGGCATAAATACTTACTTATCAGAGCCAACCTTGTTAACACTCGATCAGCGTTCGTCGATGCCTTACAATACGGTTCTGATTGACGTAGATCGCGATAAACGAATGGACATACATACGCGCTTGGAATTGGATTCCGAAATCGAATAA